From one Haloferax marinisediminis genomic stretch:
- a CDS encoding thiamine-phosphate synthase family protein — protein MRFIEEIVVDAFLPTFRALLAEDLRNRGFTQAEVADALGISQSAVSKYAHGEVTMNDRIADDARVHDLVARVGEGLSTGDMTPVQALVEAEVLIRQLEEGDLLSDLHEEEMPQLASYDGFHSIHDPEGHLRTVEQVRSSVRRGLRILTNTSGFAGLIPNVGSNLVEAVPGADNIDDVAAIPGRIFDVKGQATVPGEPEFGVSEHVASVLLSARSAGADVNAALNLVYDAGLVGDLEAAGYECIEFDPDAPTDPVRATLEGRDLPETFVVYQTGGYGIEPITYVLGPDAPTVADVIRVLL, from the coding sequence ATGAGGTTCATCGAAGAAATCGTCGTCGACGCGTTTCTTCCCACGTTCCGAGCGCTGCTCGCCGAAGACCTCCGCAATCGGGGCTTTACGCAGGCTGAGGTGGCCGACGCGCTTGGCATTAGCCAGAGTGCCGTCTCGAAGTACGCCCACGGCGAGGTCACGATGAACGACCGTATCGCCGACGATGCTCGCGTTCACGACCTCGTCGCTCGGGTCGGTGAGGGCCTCTCTACCGGTGACATGACGCCCGTCCAGGCACTCGTCGAGGCCGAGGTTCTCATCCGTCAACTCGAAGAAGGCGACCTCCTGTCGGACCTCCACGAAGAGGAGATGCCGCAACTCGCCTCCTACGACGGGTTCCACAGCATCCACGACCCTGAAGGACACCTCCGGACGGTCGAACAGGTTCGGTCGTCGGTCCGACGGGGACTTCGAATACTCACCAACACGTCCGGGTTCGCAGGCCTCATCCCGAACGTGGGGTCGAACCTCGTCGAAGCGGTTCCCGGTGCCGACAACATCGACGACGTGGCCGCGATTCCCGGCCGCATCTTCGACGTGAAAGGGCAAGCGACGGTTCCGGGCGAACCAGAGTTCGGCGTCAGCGAACACGTCGCCAGCGTGCTGTTGTCTGCTCGGTCTGCCGGTGCCGACGTGAACGCGGCGCTCAACCTCGTCTACGATGCTGGGCTCGTCGGCGACCTCGAAGCGGCCGGCTACGAGTGTATCGAGTTCGACCCCGACGCGCCGACCGACCCGGTTCGTGCGACACTCGAAGGGCGTGACCTCCCCGAGACGTTCGTCGTCTACCAGACGGGTGGGTATGGTATCGAACCAATCACGTACGTCCTCGGCCCCGACGCCCCCACAGTCGCCGACGTGATTCGCGTCTTGCTCTGA
- the dcd gene encoding dCTP deaminase produces MILSDTDILTRLEKGDLVVDPIDDIDMQVQPASVDLRLGTDFLEFQRTNISCIHPTREDEVSKYVRETHVPEGDDFILHPGDFVLGTTKERVEIPADLLATVEGRSSLGRLAVVIHATAGIVDPGYEGQITLELSNLGTAPVALTPGMRISQLVFTEMKSPAERPYGAERGSKYQGQRGPQASRIGSDPEFNASDDA; encoded by the coding sequence ATGATACTCTCGGACACAGACATCCTCACTCGTCTCGAAAAAGGTGACCTCGTCGTCGACCCAATCGACGACATCGACATGCAGGTCCAACCTGCGAGCGTGGACCTCCGGCTCGGGACGGACTTTCTGGAGTTCCAGCGCACGAACATCTCCTGCATCCACCCCACCCGTGAAGACGAAGTGAGCAAGTACGTCCGCGAGACGCACGTCCCGGAAGGCGACGACTTCATCCTCCACCCCGGTGACTTCGTCCTCGGGACGACCAAAGAGCGCGTCGAGATTCCTGCGGACCTCCTCGCAACCGTCGAAGGGCGCTCGTCGCTCGGCCGACTCGCCGTCGTCATCCACGCCACGGCCGGAATCGTCGACCCCGGGTACGAAGGCCAGATTACGCTCGAACTCTCGAACCTCGGTACTGCACCTGTGGCACTCACGCCCGGTATGCGCATCTCGCAACTCGTGTTCACGGAGATGAAGTCGCCCGCAGAGCGCCCCTACGGCGCAGAACGCGGGTCGAAGTATCAGGGCCAGCGCGGCCCACAAGCCTCGCGAATCGGGTCTGACCCCGAGTTCAACGCCTCCGACGACGCATGA
- the pth2 gene encoding peptidyl-tRNA hydrolase Pth2 → MKQAIVARADLGMGRGKLAAQVAHASLSAYEDTDTRTRKRWKGGGQKKVVLKVNGESALFQLADKAERAGLPTAIIRDAGHTQVDPGTVTALAIGPGDDDEIDRVTGDLSLY, encoded by the coding sequence ATGAAACAGGCCATCGTCGCCCGAGCGGACCTCGGTATGGGTCGAGGGAAACTCGCCGCGCAGGTCGCCCACGCCTCGCTGTCCGCGTACGAAGACACGGACACCCGGACACGGAAACGCTGGAAGGGTGGCGGACAAAAGAAGGTCGTCCTCAAGGTGAACGGTGAGTCGGCGCTGTTCCAACTCGCCGACAAAGCTGAGCGCGCAGGGCTCCCGACCGCCATCATCCGCGACGCAGGACACACCCAAGTCGACCCCGGAACGGTGACTGCACTCGCCATCGGCCCTGGTGACGACGACGAAATCGACCGCGTGACGGGCGACCTCTCGCTGTACTGA